The following proteins are encoded in a genomic region of Primulina huaijiensis isolate GDHJ02 chromosome 3, ASM1229523v2, whole genome shotgun sequence:
- the LOC140974658 gene encoding exocyst complex component EXO70H1-like: protein MLVRMKSPVSSRPSSLQSSHQHTDVSPSAMPPRSRQSFSETLMEEDIDNAEAIIKKLNLDLCDDHNSFSSLFVGDDRKDAEMFLEAVSSLQDAMHYYVKQSSTSEILIRAQRLMLTAAKRLEKEFYTILSANRKVLYKEPIPGRSSPWVSPPTSSSTSGFTEDDRVPGNFISDSEVALADLKNIADTMIGSGYGKECVRIYKIIRKSIIDETLYYLGVENLNASQIQKMEWDILEPKIKNWLYVVNVAVKTLFHGERILSDYVFSSSESIGESCFTEISKDAAVNLFNFPEFVVKSKKNLSPEKIFRALDLYEAVSKLWPETESIFSYGSLSPVRYQAVSAQVKLGEAVRIMLYQFEAAIQKDSSTSASGDSSLKILIT from the coding sequence ATGCTAGTGAGAATGAAGAGTCCTGTATCATCTAGGCCTTCATCATTACAGTCTTCCCATCAACATACCGACGTCTCCCCTTCTGCCATGCCGCCTCGCAGCCGCCAAAGCTTCTCAGAAACGCTGATGGAGGAGGACATAGATAATGCCGAAGCCATTATCAAGAAATTGAACTTGGATTTATGCGATGATCACAATTCTTTCTCATCACTGTTTGTGGGGGACGACAGGAAAGATGCGGAGATGTTTCTTGAAGCTGTGAGCAGTTTGCAAGATGCGATGCATTATTATGTGAAGCAGAGTTCAACCTCTGAGATACTCATTAGAGCTCAAAGATTAATGCTGACCGCCGCAAAAAGATTGGAGAAGGAATTTTATACGATTCTGTCAGCAAATAGGAAAGTTCTGTATAAGGAACCTATTCCGGGTAGGTCGTCCCCGTGGGTTTCACCTCCGACCAGCTCCAGCACTTCGGGATTTACCGAAGATGATAGAGTTCCTGGGAATTTCATCTCAGATTCGGAGGTTGCTTTGGCGGACTTGAAGAACATTGCGGATACAATGATTGGTTCTGGTTATGGAAAAGAATGCGTCCGAATATACAAAATTATCAGAAAATCGATCATTGATGAGACTCTGTACTATTTAGGAGTTGAAAATCTGAACGCTTCTCAGATTCAGAAAATGGAATGGGATATACTTGAGCCGAAGATCAAGAACTGGCTGTACGTAGTTAATGTCGCCGTAAAGACGTTGTTTCATGGCGAAAGAATCCTCAGTGATTACGTTTTCTCCTCCTCCGAAAGTATCGGGGAGTCGTGCTTCACCGAGATCTCTAAAGATGCAgctgtaaatttatttaattttcctgAATTTGTCGTGAAAAGCAAGAAAAACCTGTCACCGGAGAAAATATTCCGAGCTCTGGATCTTTACGAGGCTGTCTCCAAGCTATGGCCGGAGACCGAATCGATTTTCTCCTACGGCTCTCTTTCCCCGGTACGGTATCAGGCGGTATCCGCCCAGGTAAAACTCGGCGAAGCTGTGAGAATTATGTTGTACCAATTCGAGGCGGCGATTCAAAAGGACTCGTCAACATCAGCGTCTGGAGATTCGTCTCTGAAAATACtaatcacataa